In a single window of the Candidatus Latescibacterota bacterium genome:
- a CDS encoding FHA domain-containing protein yields MKINNIRSGSTGTKPRKYSTKTGRNNCSKHKNGRAGITITNGCFSGLEIPLKKDTTVLGSDISCDVCLDHSFVSDQHATITKSDNYYVLEDLNSRHGTSINGNEVHKTKLKKGDLIGIGNFELRFRN; encoded by the coding sequence ATGAAAATAAACAACATACGTTCCGGTTCGACCGGAACAAAACCAAGAAAATACTCTACGAAAACAGGCAGGAATAACTGTTCAAAACATAAGAACGGCCGCGCCGGCATCACGATCACCAATGGATGTTTCTCCGGTCTTGAGATCCCTCTGAAGAAAGACACTACCGTTCTAGGAAGCGATATATCGTGTGATGTCTGTCTCGACCACTCGTTCGTTTCCGATCAACACGCTACGATTACAAAGAGCGATAACTACTACGTCCTGGAGGACCTTAACAGCAGGCATGGGACGTCCATAAACGGAAACGAAGTCCACAAGACCAAACTTAAGAAAGGTGATCTGATCGGTATCGGTAATTTCGAACTGCGATTTCGGAACTGA